A region of the Peredibacter starrii genome:
ATTAGAAATCAATGATGTCAAAACCGAATCCATCACGCTCACTAACCGCTTTTGAAATCTTAGGAATGAGTTTGTCATAGCTAGAGTTCAGACGCTTGAAGTTACGAGTGAATGACTGACGGCTGTCACGACAGATAAGTTCTGTTAAGTGAGTTACGTACTCTTTATCTTTATCAGAAACATCTGTGCGGTTAAGAATTGATGTTGTACGAGATAGAACTGCCAGTTGAGCGTAAAGTTCCATCGTCATATTCGCGATTCTCATCTGAAGAAGCTCATTACCGATAATGTTCTTACCGAACTTCATGATGGTATTTTCAACTGCGATTGAGAAATCTTTCATCATAGATACGAAGTGGTTACCGTGAACTTCAAGGCTCGGATGAACCTTCGTGAGAGTCTTAGAACCAAAACGTTTGCTCATGCGCTTCTTAGCGAAATCAGTCAACACACCCACTGATTTGATAGGATCCTGAATCGCCTTAGAAACGTCTGCAATCTTGCCTAGTTCTTTTAGGTCATCAGAAGGCCCTTTAATACCAGAAAGGGCCGTGAAGATACGAAGGATTTCGTTTGTTCCTTCAAAGATTAGATTAATACGACAGTCACGCATGATACGCTCATAAGGATATTCCTTCATGTAAGCATTACCGGCCGCGATCTGAGTTGCTTTATCGATTGTGTCCCAAAGTCTCTCAGAACAGTAGACCTTACAGATGGCAGACTCGTGCTCAAAGTGATTCATCCCTTGAACAATTTTACCTGTCGTCATGTAAACCATCGATTCACATGCGTAAATATTAGCGGCCATGGTCGCCAGTTTTTCCTGGATCAGACCGAATTGATCGATCGTGCTTCCGAACTGCTTACGCGTTTTAGCTTGAGCAGTCGCGAGCTTCAGGATCATTTTCATCCCGCCCACTGAACCAGAACCAAGCGAGAGACGACCAGTGTTAAGAACGTTCATGGCGATTTTGAAACCTTTACCTGGCTCGCCAATCATGTTCGAAGCTGGAACTTTAACGTTATCGAAGTACACCGCGCGAGTTTCAGAAGCACGGATACCCATTTTGTCTTCTTTCTCACCGAAAGAAACACCTTCTCTTTCTTTCTCAACGATAAAGCATGAGATCTTCTCTACTTTGCCGCCTTTGCCATCATCGTGCTCAGTTTTCGCAAATACTGAGTAGAAACCGGCCATACCAGCGTTTGTGATCCAA
Encoded here:
- a CDS encoding acyl-CoA dehydrogenase family protein, whose translation is MSAKTEKEIPSIVASLFYGEVMEDEVFPYPQFSESQIEMAKAMIDAIDKFAQDNIDSPKFDKDSKIPKEVLDGLAGLGLCGLAVGEDYGGLGLDTTLYARVFSQIAGYDGAVATTLGAHQSIGYKALLNEGNEEQKKHWLPKLASGEVFAAFCLTEPGSGSDAYSIKTKATKNADGTYTINGQKLWITNAGMAGFYSVFAKTEHDDGKGGKVEKISCFIVEKEREGVSFGEKEDKMGIRASETRAVYFDNVKVPASNMIGEPGKGFKIAMNVLNTGRLSLGSGSVGGMKMILKLATAQAKTRKQFGSTIDQFGLIQEKLATMAANIYACESMVYMTTGKIVQGMNHFEHESAICKVYCSERLWDTIDKATQIAAGNAYMKEYPYERIMRDCRINLIFEGTNEILRIFTALSGIKGPSDDLKELGKIADVSKAIQDPIKSVGVLTDFAKKRMSKRFGSKTLTKVHPSLEVHGNHFVSMMKDFSIAVENTIMKFGKNIIGNELLQMRIANMTMELYAQLAVLSRTTSILNRTDVSDKDKEYVTHLTELICRDSRQSFTRNFKRLNSSYDKLIPKISKAVSERDGFGFDIIDF